In Deltaproteobacteria bacterium, the sequence CGAATTTCGCTGCCCGATTTCCCCTTTGATCTCTCGTACGTCTTCTTCTTCGCGCCGATCTTCGAGTTCAAGACCGCGTGGACGCGCGTGGATCTGCCTGTTGCGCCCGCGCCCGCCGCGCCGCCGGCGACGACGCCGGTCCCGGAGGCGAAGTGAAGACGCCTCGTGACCCCAACGTCTCGTCCGACTCCAACGTCTCGTCCGACCCTAACGGGCCGCGCGATCCCAACGCGTCGCCCGATCCCCGCGAGAGCGCGCGCCGCGTGAAGGCGGAGATGTGGTGGGTGGGCGCGCTCGCGGTGCTGATCGCGGGACTCTTCGCGCTCGAAAAATGGGCGCTGCCGTTGCCGTCGGTCTACAACTTCTCGAACAACGTCGTCTTCTTCGCTCTCATCAACCTCAACGTCATCCTCATCTGCGTGATGCTTTTTCTCGTGCTGCGCAACGTGGCGAAGCTGCTGTTCGAGCGCCGCGCGGGCATCCTCGGCTCGCGGCTGCGCACCAAGCTGATCGTCGCGTTCACGGGCTTCGCGCTGCTGCCGACGGTGATGATGTTTTTCGTCGCGGCGAGTTTCGTCACCCGCTCCATCAACAACTGGTTTTCGGTGCAGATCGAAATGAGCCTGCGCGAGACCCTCGAGGTCGCGCAGACTTATTACTCCACCTACAAGACCTCATCGAAGTTCTTCGCCAAACATGTCGCCCGCGAGATCCGGGAGGGCGAGCACCTCGTCGCCTCCGCTCCGTCGGAAGGGACGAAGCCTGCCGAGTCCGCCGCCGCCGCGCCGCCGCGCGACATCTTCGTCGCGGAGGAACTCGCGAGCTGGCTGGCCGCGAAAAAGACCGAATACAACGTGGACGGCATCGAGGTGTACCGGGCGGGCGACGATCGCCCGATCGCCACCACCGCCCCCGACGAGCCGTGGAACGAACTGCGCCGCCCGCCGTCGGGCGTCGAGGAGTTCATGCTCAAGGCGCTCGCGGGCGAGACGAACGCCGACATCTTCCAGACCGAGCAGGGAGAGACGGTGCGCGGCGTGACCCCGATTTTCGGCGACGGGCGCTCCGTGGGCGCGGTCGTCGTCACCTACAAGGTACCCACCCGCGTCCTGAAAAAGATGACCGCGATCCGCAAGACCTACGAGGACTACCGCCGCCTCGTGCTGCTCAAAGGCCCGGTCATGAGCAGCTACTTCGTGTTTTTCGCCCTTATCACCCTATTCATTTTTTTCGCGGCGACGTGGTTCGGATTTTTTCTGGCGCGGGGTATCGCGGTGCCGATCTCGCGGCTCGCCGAGGCTACCGAGCACGTCGCCGCCGGCGACCTGGACGTGCGCATCGAGCCCGCGGGCAACGACGAGATGAACCGGCTCATCGCGTCGTTCAACCGCATGATCGGCGACCTGAAACAGTCGCGCGAGATCGCCGCCGCCGCCAACGAAGAGCTGCGCGCCGCGAACCTCGAGGCCGATCGCCGCCGCCAGTACATCGAGACCGTGCTCTCGAACATCTCCGCCGGCGTCCTGAGCTTCGGCGTGGATGGCCGCATCGCCACGATCAACACCCGCGCCCGCGAGATCCTGGGCCTCGCCGGCAATGCCGTGGGCCGGTTCTACGACGACGCCTTCGGCGAGTTGCTCGGCCGCGTGCAGATCGAGGACCTGCGCGGCAGCGTACGCGAACAGATCGCGGGCCGGGCCGGAAGCCACGTCGAGCGCGAGGTCGAAATCCAGATCGGCGACGAACAGCGCACGCTCATCGTGCGTCTGTCGGTAGTGCGTTCCACGCACACCGGCGAGGCGCTGTCGGTGGTGATGGTGCTCGACGATTTGTCCGAACTGATCCGCGCCAAGCGCGTGGCTGAGTGGCGCGAAATCGCGCGGCGCATCGCCCACGAGATCAAGAACCCGCTCACACCCATCCAACTCGCCGCCCAGCGCCTGCGAAAACGCTACGCGTCGCGCTTCGACGAGGAAACCGACAAGGCGTTTTTCGATTCGACGGCGATGATCATCCGCCAGGTCGCCGAGATGAAGCGCCTCGTCCGTGAGTTTTCCGACTTCGCGCGGCTCGCCGAGGTGCTCCCGCAACCACATCAGCTCAATGACATCATCGCTGAGACGCTCGTGATGTATTCCGAGGCGCACCCCGAGATTCGGTTCGAGTTCGCGCCCGCGCCCGACGTGCCGATGCTGCTGGTCGATCGCTCGCAGATCCAGCGCGTCTTCATCAACCTCTTCGACAACGCCATCGACCCGTCGGTCGGCGCGGGGTGCGTCGAGATCACCACGCGCCTGGACACCGAGACCGAGGAGGTGTTCGTCTTCGTGGACGACAACGGCGCCGGGCTGCCCGCCGCGTACCGGCAACGCTTGTTCGAGCCGTACTTTTCGACGAAAAAGATGGGAACCGGACTGGGGCTCGCCATCGTGCACCGCATCATGACCGACCACGACGCGCGCATCGAACTGCGCGACCGCGACGGGCGCGGCACCCGCGTGGTGCTGGCGTTTCCCCTGTCGCTCGCCGTCTCGGCGCAGGGAGCCTGACGCGTGCGCGGACACATCCTCGTGGTGGACGACGAACCGGGCATCCGCGAAACGCTTGCGGGCATTTTCGAGGACGAGGGTTACCGCGTCAGCCTGGCCGACAGCGCCCGCGCGGCGCTGCGCATCGTCGAGGACGTTCACCCCGATCTCGTGCTGCTCGACATCTGGATGCCCGGCATGGACGGCCTCGAAGCCCTGCCGCGAATCAAGGAGCTTCGCCCCGACCTTCCCGTCATCATGATCAGCGGCCACGGCACGGTGGAGACGGCGGTCAAGGCGATCCGCATGGGAGCTTACGACTTCATCGAGAAGCCGCTCTCCCTCGATCAGGTGCTCATCACCGCTCAGCATGTGCTCGACCTTCAGCGCCTGCGCGTCGAGAACGAGCTTTTGCGCAATGCCATCGAGCGACGTTACGAGATCGTCGGCGAGAGCGCGCCGATGCAGCTTCTCAAGGAACAGGTCCGCCTTGCCGCGCCCACCGAGAGCCGCGTGCTCATCACCGGCGAAAACGGCACCGGCAAGGAACTCGTCGCGCGCCAGATCCACATGCTCTCGCCCCGGCGCGACAAGCCCTTCATCGAGGTCAACTGCGCGGCGATCCCCGAGGACCTGATCGAGTCCGAACTCTTCGGCCACGAAAAGGGCGCGTTCACCGGCGCGGCGGGGCGCAAGAAGGGCAAGTTCGACGTTGCCGACGGCGGAACGATCTTTCTCGACGAGATCGCCGACATGAGCCTGCGCACGCAGGCCAAGGTACTGCGCATTTTGCAGGAGCAAAAATTCGAGCGCGTGGGCGGCACCGAGTCGGTGTCGGTGGACGTGCGCGTGATCGCCGCGACCAACAAGGATCTCGAGGCGATGATCCGCGACGGGCGCTTCCGCGAGGACCTCTATTTCCGACTCAACGTGCTGCCGCTGCACGTGCCGCCGCTGCGCGAACGCCAGGGCGACATCCCGCCGCTCATCGAGTTTTTCCTCGACCAGTACGCCGTCACGTCGGGCATGGCGCGCAAATCGATCGACCCCGACGCCGTCGCGCTCATGTGCCGCTACCCGTGGCCGGGCAATGTGCGCGAACTCAAGAACATCGTCGAGCGCCTGATGATCATGACCGCGGGCAACGTGGTGCGTCCCGAGAACGTGCGCTTGACGCTCAAGCTCGACCGGAACGCGGACGAACCCGACGCCGAGGACATCCTGATGCGCGACTCGTGGAAGGAGGCGAAGGCCGACTTCGAGCGCGCGTTCCTGCTCAAAAAACTTCAGGAGTTCGACGGCAACATCAGCAAGACCGCCGAGGCGATCGGCGTCGAACGCACGCACCTGCACCGACGCATCAAGGCGCTGGGAATCGATTTCGACGACGTGTGATAACTTGGCGTAACCGCCGGTTTTGCCATTCGCACGCCTTGTCCTTCTCCCGCGATTCGCCTTAATCTCCGCCTGCCGCTCGGCCTTTCCGGCGCGAAACGAGCCCATCCCATGCGTCGCGCAGTCGCCTTGACCGAAGTCTTCGTTCCCGCGCGAACGCTCGTCCGCTCCCGCAAATCCCGACGGAATTTCGCCCACGGGAGATGGACATGAATTTCGACACCCTCCTCGAAGGCGCGACCGTTTACGACGGCACCGGTCGCATGCCCTACCGCGCCGACATCGCCCTCGCCGGCGGGCGCATCGCCGACATAGGCCAGCTCGACGACGCGACGGCGGGCCGCCGCATCGACGCGCGCGGCAAGGTGCTGTGCCCCGGCTTCATTGACGTGCACAGCCACGCCGACACCGTCGTTCACTTCGACACGCACGCCGAAACGCTCGAACCCCTGCTGCGCCAGGGCATCACCACGTTCGTGGGCGGCAACTGCGGCATGGGCCTCGCGCCCATCCGGCCCCGATTCCGCGAGCAGTTCATGGCCTACGTCGAGATGTTTCTGGGGCGCTCGCAGGAAGGCCAGATTCACTGGTCGACCATGGGCGAGTACCTGGATCACATCGAGCGCAAGGGTATGGTGATGAACTACGCCATGCTCGCGCCGCACGGCATCATCCGTCTGGCGGCGATGGGTCTGGATCGCTCGCTCGCGAACCCCGACCAGATGAAGGAGATGGGTGATCTGCTCAGGGAGTGCCTCGACGCGGGGTGCGTGGGCATGAGTACCGGGCTCCAGTATTTCCCGGGGCTCTCGGCCGACGAGGACGAACTGGTCGCGCTGGGTAAGCAGGTTTCGGCCGCGGACGGCGTGTTCACCAGCCACATCCGCAGCTATTCCAACACACTGCCGCAGGCCATCGACGAGCTCATGGCGATCAGCCGCCGCTCGGGCGTGAAGGTGCAGCTCTCGCACCTGTTCTGGGTTCCCCACGTCAACCTGTACGTGGATCGTGTCGTGAACTCCATCGCGCGCGTGGGAGCGGCGATCTACAAGCACGTCAAGATTCCCGTGCCGCTGGATCTCGCGATGCGCGAAAAACTCCAATACATGGGCGACGAAATCCGCCGCAGCTTGCCGATGGGCATGGACGCCATGCCGACCGGCGCGGGGTTCACGCACGCACTCGCGTTTTTCCCGCCATGGGCGCTCGAAGGCACGCGCGAGGAGATCACGAATCGTTTGCGCGATCCCGCGCAGCGCCAGAAGATCCACGCGTCGATCGTGAACGGAAAATCGGTGTGGCCGCACCGCGACGGCGACACGTGGTCGATGAACTTTTTCCAGGTGATGGGTTTCCAGTCGGTGCACCTGATGTCGGTGCCGGCGGGAAAAAACTCGAAATACATCGGCAAGCATTTCGTCGAGATCGGCAAACTGCGCGGGCAACATCCCTTCGACGCCGTGTGCGACATGCTGCTCGAAGAAGACGGCAAGGTGCTGGTTTTCGAGACGCCCACGTGGCCGGGCGACGAGTTCACGGAACGCAGCGTCTACGCCAGCATCGCCGACCCCAACGTGTCGATCGTGACCGACTCGATCCTGATCGGGCAGGGCAAACCCAGCCACCTGTTCTACGACTGCTATCCGAAACTGTTCGGCAAATACGTGCGCGAGGAAAAACGCCTGACGCTCGAAGAGGCGGTCCGTAAATCGACGTCGCTTCCCGCGAAGCAACTCGGCATCGGTCGACGCGGCGAGATCCGGCGCGGCTGGTGGGCCGATCTGGTGCTCTTTGACGCGGAGACGGTCGACACGAACAGCACGGCGGCCGAGCCCGACGTGTTTCCGACCGGCGTGGAATACGTGTTCGTCAACGGGCACGCGGCGGTTTCGCCCGCAGGCTATCACCCCGAACCGCGCAGCGGACGCGTCGTCAGGCGGGGGGAGAATTAGCGGGCGCCGATCCGTCAGAGCCGCGACCGTCAGGGAGCGGTTAGTCGCAGAATTGGCGAGCATCCTCGAACCCGATGCGATCGGCTTCAAACCCGTTGTTTTTTGCTTCCGAGCGCTGGCGTATTGTCAGTCCGCCCGCTCCCTTACGGTCGCGGCTCTGTCATCGCAGGCTGCGCCGGACCGCCCCGTGCCTCGCGAGCGGCGATCATCTTCCACCGCGCGGCAGGGAACATACAGAGAAGTGCGAAGGACATCCATAAAACGCAAATAGTGCCGCAATGCTGCTCAAATCGGAACCCTTGTTGAAAAACGAACCACGTTAAAATGGCCATCAGGATGTAAGCGATGCAGGCTGCGAAGATCACGACTGGCCTGACGATTCCCCAGTCCGTTGTCCACCATCGCCATGCGCGGCGAATCGGCGACGTTGCGACGCCTCGCGCAAGTCTGATCCGTCTAGCCCGCCGCTCCATTTCGGTTTCTCCGCTCTCCCAGTGAGCGAGGAGAGACAAGATTAACGGAACGCACATCATGATCGTTATCACCAGGTATTCACGACAGACAATTGCAATGATCGCGTAAGCCAAAATCGCGAGTACGATCGACGGCGCGTACTCACCGATCCGGTCACGTCTCCGACTGCGAAGAAGCTGGATCTCAAGGTGAGAAGGGAAAAGCTCGACTGTTTTGGCCAGCGTCATCAACGACTGTTCCCGCCCCCATGCGACCATCGCCCAAGTCGTTGCGGCAAAAAAAGGCACGAAGCACAATGTGGATGTCCTCGCACCCATGGACCATAACAGGAGAAGCGAACTCGTCGAAAAAATGAAAATGGCCCGTGCTGCGACCGACTTGCGCACGACCCCCACGTCGTCGCAGAAAGTCCGCCAGATGAATCCGCGTAGCGCCGCATCAGCGATTCTCACTCGAAACAATTCGAGACGACGCCTTTCGGCATCCTTCTGCTGCGCAGCGGTGGTCGCAATCACGTTCTCCAGCCAACTCAAACGCTTTATCAAAAATAGAGCGAGGATCGGGGAGTTGCTAAAGAAAGCTGTGACAATCCAGGTATAATTAGTATGAATTGTCGTCGCAAAAAGAACGACCAGCACGGCATCGATGAGAATCTGACCGACGAAAACCCTCGGCAACAGGATCCGACGAAACTCCCGCAGGTCCTCAACGGTCACCTTCTTGGCAGCGGCCTTTTCGACATCCACGGTCATTCGCCCCGCGCCTCACGCGCGGTGATCATCTTCCACCGCGCGGCAGGGAAGAAGTTCAGACCGAGAAATGCGAACAATACCGCTTCAAGTAGAAAGAAAACATCGAATACGTCGATCCCCGGCCTCGACCGGGCAATGTCCGCGATGATCGGTACCGCTCCAAACACGACCACGCACGGAAGCCAGATCCAAGGTCTTGCGACGCCCCAATCAGTGGCCCACCAACGCCGGAACCGCTGACACTTCGATCCGCCCCGCTGACGTGCTCGGGCGACAAGCCGTCGGTGCTTGTCCTCCCGGCTTTCGTTTGTGACCCAGTGATGTCCGATGGCGACCAGGCCATAAAATCCAAAAACGAGCAGCAATAGAGAGCTTTTCCACCACTGCCGAGCCATCATGATCGTTAGCAAAAGCGAAATGCCGATCGGCAAGAGGATCTTGTTCAAGCGAACGCGACCTCTGCGTCGTAAGTTCTGGATCTCCACGTGAACGGGAGATAGTTCGCGGATGGTGGAGACCCGATAGAGGAAGTGCTCCCGAAAACCCATCGCAAAAAGCAGAGAAGTTGCGCACGCCCAGATAAGATATGAAATCTCCAGGTCCTCATAAGCCTGCGCCATGAACAGCGACCCGAGGGAAATGGCTGTGAGTGTCCACAGCGTCGGATGATATCGGACGATTCCAAATTCGTCGAAAAATAGATGTGAAGCGGGATTGCGTTGGGAATTTTCCGCCGCTCTCTTCATCCGCTCTTCGAACCGAAACCGAAAAAGCGCGGGACCCCAATTCTCGTTATAATCCAAGTCTTTAAGGGCCCAAGACGTCGAATTAATGAAGCAATATAGAGTGGGAATGTGAACGGCTCCCAGATACCCGAGCCCGTCAATCAGCGGGTAGCGCTCGAGCGACCACGCGACGAGGTACGCGATCGTGACCACTGCCTGGCCGGGAGTTCCGGGGAGTTCCGGGGGAGTTCCGGGGACATCATACCGAATTGGGGGAGTTCCGGGGGAGTTCCGGGGACATCATACCGAATTGGGAGTTCCGGGGGAGTTCCGGGGACATCATACCGAATTGGAGTTCCGGGGACATCATATGGAGTTCCGGGGACATCATACCGAATTGTCCCCAGTCGATGCGTCAGTCGGGAGTTCCGGGGAGTTCCAGGAGTTCCGGAGGAGTTCCGGGAGTTCCGGGGACATCGGGAGTTCCGGGGAGTTCCGGGGAGTTCCGGGGACATCATACCGAATTGTCCCCAGTCGATGCGTCAGTCGCAGCCTTCGGGAAGTTGCAGCCGCGCCACGCGCAAAGCCCGCGCGCTGTCGCTTGCGGCACGGACATCGAATCGTCGCCGGGACCGCATCGGCGGGACTAGATCCTTCACTTCGTTCAGGATGACAGCGCGCCGGGTGTTCAGGATGACAGCGTGCCGGGTGTTCAGGATGACAGCGTGCCGGGTGTTCAGGATGACAGCGTGCCGGGTGTTCAGGATGACAGCGTGCCGGGTCGTTTTTTCACCCACCGCGCGTTGACTTCGTTTTCCGGCTTCGCCATTCTCGCGTCACACGCACGACACCCAACCGTCACGCGAGGCGCTCATGGGATTCCGCCCCCTATTCGGTCGATTTGTTTCGATTCTCGTTTTGATCCTTCTCGTCGGAATCTGCGGATGCGCCGGGGACGACGACCCTTCGACGAGCTCAGGGTCTGACGACGATTCTGACGACGATTCCGACGACGACGACGCGGGCGACGACGATGTGGATGACGATACGGGCGACGACGACACCTGGCCGCCGCTGCCCGACGACGATGAGCCGGTGTCGCCGGACTATCCCAACGACGACGTGCTGCGCGTGAACATGATCCAGGCGAAAGGCTCGCACAACAGCTACCACATCCAGCAGGGGCCGATCACGATTCCGGAATACCGCTACACGCACTTTCCGCTGGACCAGCAACTGGATGCGGGGGTGCGTCAAGTGGAACTCGACGTGCATTACAAGGAAGACGGCCTCCGCGTCTTCCACGTGCCGATCATCGACCGCCAGACGACTTGCGAGCTGTTCACGGAGTGCCTGACGATCATCAAGAACTGGTCCGACGCGCACCCGGGCCACCACCTGCTCATGATCTTCGTCGAGCCCAAGGACGACATCGACTACGTGAAATGGCCGGGCCGCCACGGCGAAATCGAAGACGAGGTTCGGTCGGTGTGGCCCGAGGAGCGGATCCTCACGCCCGACGAGGTGCGCGGCGATGCGGCGACGCTTCGCGACGCGATCCTGACGGACGGCTGGCCGACGCTCGGCGAAACGCGAAACCGCGTCCTGTTTCACCTGAACGCCGGCGGGAGTTTCCGCGACGAGTACCTCGCGGACCATCCCGGTCTCGAAGGCGCGCTGATGTTCATCGATTCCGAACCGGCGGACGGCCACGCCGCCGTGCTCGTGAAGAACGATCCCGAGTCGGACTCCGCCGCCATTACGGAAGCGGCCGAGGACGGATTCCTGATTCGCACCCGCGCCGATTCTTGTTGCGACGAAGCGATCAACGAGGACTACACGCAGTTCGATCTGGCGCTGGGCAGCGGAGCGCACTACATCAGCACGGACTTTCCGATTCTCGGCGACGAGTACAACTACGTGATCGACATTCCGGGCGGCACGCCGTCGAGGTGCAACCCGATCACCGCGCCGAGCGAGTGCGTCGCCGAGGATATCGAAGCGCTGATTCCCTGACGTCAGAAGAGCAGCAAAATCGCCACGCCCGCGATCGCGAGGAACGCCCCGGCGAACGCGCGCCACGTCACGCGCTCACGTCCCAGCGCCACCGTGGGCACGAGAATCAGGATCGGCGTCATGGCCATGATGGTCGCGGCGACGCCGGTCTGCGTGTGCTGCACGGCCACGAGCGAAAGCGACACGCCGAGAAACGGGCCGAAGAATGACCCCACGCCGAGCGCCTTCATCGCGGCCACGTCGCGCACGCCGGCGATGACCTTCGGCCACCAACCGATGATGAGATAGAGCAGCGAGAATCCCGCGATGCCCGCGATGACTCGGATTTGGGTCGACGCGAAGGGATCGCGATCGCCCATGCCGTATTTACTCAGGATCAGCCCGACGGCCTGACCTACCGCGCCGCACACGCCGAGCGCAACGCCGACCACCGTGTCGCGACGCGAGCGTTTTGCCGTTTCGTCGGGGCGCTCGAGCACCGCGATGGCGACCCCGGCCAGCGTGAGCGCCATGCCGGTCATGTCGAAGACACTGAGCGTTTCGCCGAGCGCGGCGAGCCCGATCAGCGCCGCCATTGGCGGCACCAGCGCCATCAGGAGCGTCGAGAGCCGCGAGCCGATCAACACCAGCGCGCGAAAGAGCGTGAGGTCGCCGAAGGTGAAACCGACGAGGCCGGAAAGCCCGAGCCACGCCCATTCGTGCGCGCCGAAATCGGTCGGGACCATATGTCCGCGCGTCGCGAGACCGACCGCCGCGAGCAGGACGAACGCGATCATCAGGCGAAGGATATTGACCGCGAGCGAGCCGATGCGTCGGCCCGCGGTCTCGAATGACATGGCGGTGACGACCCAGCACGAGGCCGTCGCGAGCGCCGCGATTTCTCCGGTCAGCGCCATGTTGCTCCGCGATGGTGAATCGGGAAGGTCAGAACCGAGCGTGATGACGTTCCGTCACGCCAAACACGTCGTGAAAATGATGAGTCTTGCCGTCGTCGTCAATCGCGTGGCCGCGAAAGACGCCGAAGGGCTGGTGGTAGTCGGACGCGACGACGCCGAGGTTGATGCGCCCGCGCCGCTCGCCCGAGGGGAAGAACTCCACGTCGCACCGACCGTCCGTGGTGGCGACTCGCCACGGTTTGCGCAGATCGTGCTCATTAAACGTAAACCGCGCGGCGGGCAGCACGGTGAGACGATCGCCGATCCAGATCGCGTTCTCGTTGTTTTCCCCGTCGTCCTTCACGCAGTTGTGCGTGAGGTTGAAGCCGATGACCCGGCCGTCCGGCGCGAATCCCGCCCCGGAAGCCCACGACCATGTCATGCGGTAGGGATAGTACGCCTTGTGCACGTCGATCAGCGCGAGGGAATTTCGCGGATCGAATGCGTATTCGCGCTCGCCGACGCACACGCGGCCCGACACGGGGCACGCCATTTTGTGCGAATACGCGGGACGGTTGTCCGCGAGACGCAGTACCACCACGAGCGGCGGATGTTGATCGGGATCGGCGTGCATCGTGATCGCCGCGTCGATCCCCGGCGTCTTCTTTCCCGGTGCGATAGCGATGCGCGCGTCGTGT encodes:
- a CDS encoding HAMP domain-containing protein encodes the protein MKTPRDPNVSSDSNVSSDPNGPRDPNASPDPRESARRVKAEMWWVGALAVLIAGLFALEKWALPLPSVYNFSNNVVFFALINLNVILICVMLFLVLRNVAKLLFERRAGILGSRLRTKLIVAFTGFALLPTVMMFFVAASFVTRSINNWFSVQIEMSLRETLEVAQTYYSTYKTSSKFFAKHVAREIREGEHLVASAPSEGTKPAESAAAAPPRDIFVAEELASWLAAKKTEYNVDGIEVYRAGDDRPIATTAPDEPWNELRRPPSGVEEFMLKALAGETNADIFQTEQGETVRGVTPIFGDGRSVGAVVVTYKVPTRVLKKMTAIRKTYEDYRRLVLLKGPVMSSYFVFFALITLFIFFAATWFGFFLARGIAVPISRLAEATEHVAAGDLDVRIEPAGNDEMNRLIASFNRMIGDLKQSREIAAAANEELRAANLEADRRRQYIETVLSNISAGVLSFGVDGRIATINTRAREILGLAGNAVGRFYDDAFGELLGRVQIEDLRGSVREQIAGRAGSHVEREVEIQIGDEQRTLIVRLSVVRSTHTGEALSVVMVLDDLSELIRAKRVAEWREIARRIAHEIKNPLTPIQLAAQRLRKRYASRFDEETDKAFFDSTAMIIRQVAEMKRLVREFSDFARLAEVLPQPHQLNDIIAETLVMYSEAHPEIRFEFAPAPDVPMLLVDRSQIQRVFINLFDNAIDPSVGAGCVEITTRLDTETEEVFVFVDDNGAGLPAAYRQRLFEPYFSTKKMGTGLGLAIVHRIMTDHDARIELRDRDGRGTRVVLAFPLSLAVSAQGA
- a CDS encoding sigma-54-dependent Fis family transcriptional regulator; this translates as MRGHILVVDDEPGIRETLAGIFEDEGYRVSLADSARAALRIVEDVHPDLVLLDIWMPGMDGLEALPRIKELRPDLPVIMISGHGTVETAVKAIRMGAYDFIEKPLSLDQVLITAQHVLDLQRLRVENELLRNAIERRYEIVGESAPMQLLKEQVRLAAPTESRVLITGENGTGKELVARQIHMLSPRRDKPFIEVNCAAIPEDLIESELFGHEKGAFTGAAGRKKGKFDVADGGTIFLDEIADMSLRTQAKVLRILQEQKFERVGGTESVSVDVRVIAATNKDLEAMIRDGRFREDLYFRLNVLPLHVPPLRERQGDIPPLIEFFLDQYAVTSGMARKSIDPDAVALMCRYPWPGNVRELKNIVERLMIMTAGNVVRPENVRLTLKLDRNADEPDAEDILMRDSWKEAKADFERAFLLKKLQEFDGNISKTAEAIGVERTHLHRRIKALGIDFDDV
- a CDS encoding amidohydrolase family protein — encoded protein: MNFDTLLEGATVYDGTGRMPYRADIALAGGRIADIGQLDDATAGRRIDARGKVLCPGFIDVHSHADTVVHFDTHAETLEPLLRQGITTFVGGNCGMGLAPIRPRFREQFMAYVEMFLGRSQEGQIHWSTMGEYLDHIERKGMVMNYAMLAPHGIIRLAAMGLDRSLANPDQMKEMGDLLRECLDAGCVGMSTGLQYFPGLSADEDELVALGKQVSAADGVFTSHIRSYSNTLPQAIDELMAISRRSGVKVQLSHLFWVPHVNLYVDRVVNSIARVGAAIYKHVKIPVPLDLAMREKLQYMGDEIRRSLPMGMDAMPTGAGFTHALAFFPPWALEGTREEITNRLRDPAQRQKIHASIVNGKSVWPHRDGDTWSMNFFQVMGFQSVHLMSVPAGKNSKYIGKHFVEIGKLRGQHPFDAVCDMLLEEDGKVLVFETPTWPGDEFTERSVYASIADPNVSIVTDSILIGQGKPSHLFYDCYPKLFGKYVREEKRLTLEEAVRKSTSLPAKQLGIGRRGEIRRGWWADLVLFDAETVDTNSTAAEPDVFPTGVEYVFVNGHAAVSPAGYHPEPRSGRVVRRGEN
- a CDS encoding DMT family transporter, which codes for MALTGEIAALATASCWVVTAMSFETAGRRIGSLAVNILRLMIAFVLLAAVGLATRGHMVPTDFGAHEWAWLGLSGLVGFTFGDLTLFRALVLIGSRLSTLLMALVPPMAALIGLAALGETLSVFDMTGMALTLAGVAIAVLERPDETAKRSRRDTVVGVALGVCGAVGQAVGLILSKYGMGDRDPFASTQIRVIAGIAGFSLLYLIIGWWPKVIAGVRDVAAMKALGVGSFFGPFLGVSLSLVAVQHTQTGVAATIMAMTPILILVPTVALGRERVTWRAFAGAFLAIAGVAILLLF
- a CDS encoding DUF2804 domain-containing protein, with amino-acid sequence MTREAKPTPPRMVEAGRVVEFGHFREEFRDLNISDADIFGIGALGRLVNPFRLKEWQHFAIFNDEVLLTFVIVNTHYLSNSFCYVVDRRTGEMTEHHREAPPWTARVAKGIHDDHCEFRVRGYDIDVKNRLDEKRHDARIAIAPGKKTPGIDAAITMHADPDQHPPLVVVLRLADNRPAYSHKMACPVSGRVCVGEREYAFDPRNSLALIDVHKAYYPYRMTWSWASGAGFAPDGRVIGFNLTHNCVKDDGENNENAIWIGDRLTVLPAARFTFNEHDLRKPWRVATTDGRCDVEFFPSGERRGRINLGVVASDYHQPFGVFRGHAIDDDGKTHHFHDVFGVTERHHARF